The segment TAACCGGGTAGTGAGGGAGATCTGCAACGTCCGTTGAGGATCGCGGTATTTGATTGAATTTGAAAGCAGGTTCCTGAGCAGGCTGTACAGGTTGTCTCTGGAAAAGAAGACCTCCGGCGCCGCCGAAAAGTCTGCCTGTATTTTGGCGTCTGATTCCCGTATGCTTTGGGCCAACGTGGCTTGCACCTGCTCCAACACGGCCTGAAAAGAAAGCTTTTTCAGGTCGACCTCCTCCACGGGCTTTTGGATGCGGCTTACTTCAGCCAGGTTGTTCAGCTTCCGGTGAATGCTGGAAACCGAATCATCCAGGCGGGTGAACAACTGGGTAAGCTCTGGGTTGTTGGGCGGCAGTTCTTCCCTGATGGCGTCCACCAAACCCGATACGTTTAAGACTGGCCCCTTTAAATCTCTTGAAGCATAGTAGACAAAGTCATCCAAGTCTGCGTTCTTCTTGATTAGCTCGTAGTTTTTAGAAATCAGCTGTTTTTCAGCGCGTTTCCGGTTTTCTATTTCGCGCTCCAGTTCTCTATTGGCGGTAATGGCCTGGGCACTGCGTTTCTGCACCCGGTCCTCTAACTCCTGCTGGGTTTCACGCAGGGCGGCTTCGGCTTTCTCGCGTTCCTCTATCTGTGCCCGCAGGTCTATGTTGGTCCTTTTGAGTTGCTTTTCGCTTGGGATTGCCAGCAACCCAGGAATGGCCCTGAACAACAGATAAGCTGCTATCAACGCTGCCACGCCAAACACCAACCTGAGGATCAATAAAAAATTCCCCTGGGAAGCAGTCTCCCAGAATTCTAGCAGGTGTACGGCCCCGCCCATCAAAGCAATAGTCCCGAAGAGCGCCAGCACCACCCTTCTTTCACGGTCGTCACGTTTTAAGGCCAGGTAAAATAAAACACCCGCCACCAGCAAATAGGCCGTAACCACAAACAACTCACCTACCAGCACCAAACCGTCTGGCCCTGAGCCCGCCGGGGTACCTGCATTCACACTGGAAGAGATTTGAAAGAGAAGCACTAGTTGGATCCTGAAAAGTTGATGTGCTTTAAAACGGCCTCTTGCAACACAATGTTACCATGCCTGCGCTTGCAGGAAGGACTTAAAGCAAGATGACAGTTAGATTCTTAACTTAAAACAGCCACCTTTTCCTTAAAGAAGGTGGCCGTTTTGAGTCTGTTTTATGAAAATGACTTATAAACGATACGGCTTAGTCAATATAGCCTTGTGCCCGCATCCAGTCATCATTGTAGATTTTAGCCAGGTAACGGGTACCATGGTCTGGCAGTACCACTACCAACACATCATCCTCGGTTAAGTGCTCACGAGCATATTCCAAGGCACCATGTACCGCCGAACCGCAAGACCAACCCACAAACAACCCTTCTTCTTTGGCCAAGCGGCGGGTCATCAATGC is part of the Rufibacter tibetensis genome and harbors:
- a CDS encoding sensor histidine kinase: MLLFQISSSVNAGTPAGSGPDGLVLVGELFVVTAYLLVAGVLFYLALKRDDRERRVVLALFGTIALMGGAVHLLEFWETASQGNFLLILRLVFGVAALIAAYLLFRAIPGLLAIPSEKQLKRTNIDLRAQIEEREKAEAALRETQQELEDRVQKRSAQAITANRELEREIENRKRAEKQLISKNYELIKKNADLDDFVYYASRDLKGPVLNVSGLVDAIREELPPNNPELTQLFTRLDDSVSSIHRKLNNLAEVSRIQKPVEEVDLKKLSFQAVLEQVQATLAQSIRESDAKIQADFSAAPEVFFSRDNLYSLLRNLLSNSIKYRDPQRTLQISLTTRLQDQYLVLEVKDNGMGMDLSQYGQHLFSLFRRFHDHVEGSGVGLYIIKRIMDNNRGKVEVQSVLGEGTTFLLYFVNHDQDTGKRV